The Solibacillus daqui genome has a segment encoding these proteins:
- a CDS encoding FecCD family ABC transporter permease: protein MPHKKSKWIFTIIIMFLMLLAAMYLHLTSGIFTMSTSEVFKTLLRIESTQNFDLVIFDLRLPRLVTAALVGMGLAMAGVVLQGITKNALADPGIIGINAGAGCAIVIFMFFFQVELIDVEISSLVKILIVPIFGFIGGAIAAAIILFMSYKYGRMDMQKLILTGIAINTGFSALTLFWSLKMDENDYQAAAIWMNGSIYNSNWYFVSAMLPWLFILGFYIYRKAYILDYFQLEEETILSLGISLEREKIKLLLATVGLVSACVSVSGSIGFIGLMAPHIARQLVGIYHRYLMPVSLFVGAILLVFSDYVAKTLFAPVELSVGIVVSIIGIPYFLFLLVKAKG, encoded by the coding sequence ATGCCGCATAAAAAATCAAAATGGATATTTACTATAATTATAATGTTTCTTATGCTCCTTGCAGCGATGTATCTACATTTAACAAGTGGTATATTTACGATGTCTACATCTGAAGTGTTTAAAACGTTATTGCGCATCGAATCTACCCAAAACTTCGATTTAGTCATATTTGATTTGCGATTACCACGTCTCGTTACCGCTGCACTTGTTGGAATGGGTCTCGCGATGGCTGGGGTTGTGTTACAAGGAATTACGAAAAATGCACTTGCCGATCCAGGTATTATTGGGATTAATGCTGGTGCTGGCTGTGCAATCGTTATTTTTATGTTCTTTTTCCAAGTAGAATTAATTGATGTAGAAATTAGTAGCCTCGTGAAAATTTTAATAGTCCCTATTTTTGGGTTTATAGGTGGGGCAATTGCCGCTGCAATCATATTATTTATGTCTTACAAATATGGGCGCATGGATATGCAAAAGCTTATCTTAACCGGAATTGCGATCAATACGGGATTTAGTGCATTGACCTTGTTTTGGTCATTAAAAATGGACGAAAATGACTATCAAGCTGCTGCAATCTGGATGAATGGCTCCATTTACAATTCGAACTGGTATTTTGTATCAGCTATGCTACCTTGGTTATTCATATTAGGTTTCTATATTTATCGAAAAGCGTATATCCTTGATTATTTTCAATTAGAAGAGGAAACGATTCTTAGCTTAGGTATTTCACTTGAAAGGGAAAAAATCAAGCTTCTTTTGGCTACTGTTGGTTTAGTAAGCGCTTGTGTCTCTGTATCTGGAAGTATCGGATTTATTGGGCTGATGGCACCACATATTGCAAGACAGCTTGTTGGTATTTACCATCGTTATTTAATGCCAGTTAGTTTGTTTGTAGGGGCAATTTTACTTGTATTTTCGGATTATGTGGCGAAAACGTTATTCGCTCCGGTTGAATTGTCAGTTGGTATTGTCGTTTCAATCATAGGCATTCCTTATTTCTTATTTTTACTTGTAAAGGCGAAAGGATAA
- a CDS encoding ABC transporter ATP-binding protein, whose translation MKTVFKVDHLTTGYEQARIIEDLNVSIPEGKVTTIIGPNGCGKSTLLKTLGRILKKERGDIYLQEENMNTMSTKDIAKKLALLAQSPSAPGQLKVHELIAYGRYPHRKNVGRLTKEDIEKINWAMEVTQTNEFREREIAALSGGQRQRVWLAMALAQETDILLLDEPTTYLDMAHQLEVLEIVEQLNKNYECTIIMVLHDLNHAARFSHELIAMRKGQVLHTGTPKELMTKDILQEVFQIEAKIIHDDEHDVPVCFSYNLMK comes from the coding sequence ATGAAAACAGTATTTAAAGTGGATCATTTAACGACCGGCTATGAACAAGCCCGAATTATTGAAGACTTAAATGTGTCGATACCTGAAGGCAAGGTGACGACAATTATTGGTCCAAATGGTTGTGGGAAATCGACATTATTAAAAACGCTTGGTCGTATTTTGAAAAAAGAGCGTGGAGATATTTATCTACAAGAAGAAAATATGAATACAATGTCAACCAAAGATATCGCAAAAAAATTAGCACTTCTTGCGCAATCACCATCTGCGCCTGGGCAATTAAAGGTGCATGAATTGATTGCTTATGGCCGTTATCCGCACCGTAAAAATGTTGGTCGTTTAACAAAAGAAGACATTGAAAAAATCAACTGGGCGATGGAAGTCACTCAAACGAACGAGTTTCGTGAGCGTGAAATCGCAGCATTATCAGGGGGGCAACGGCAGCGTGTGTGGCTTGCGATGGCACTTGCACAAGAAACGGACATTTTATTACTAGATGAGCCGACAACATATTTAGATATGGCACATCAGCTAGAGGTGCTAGAAATTGTGGAACAGCTTAATAAAAACTACGAATGTACCATTATTATGGTACTGCATGATTTAAATCACGCAGCTCGTTTTTCACACGAATTGATTGCGATGCGTAAAGGCCAAGTGTTACATACTGGCACACCAAAAGAGTTGATGACAAAAGATATATTACAGGAAGTTTTCCAAATTGAGGCAAAAATTATTCATGATGACGAGCATGACGTTCCAGTTTGCTTTTCATACAATTTAATGAAGTAG
- a CDS encoding alpha/beta hydrolase gives MKSTFNDYEYQLDIFVPEEAAPAEGFPVIIVLDGTRYARMMHDTLANQLRNREKTGVEAAIIVGIGHHEKDIPNQRFYDFTAPAENYKFPMRRGKEMQPLPAGGAEKLMQYITGQVLPHMAKQYEVNPENVSLYGHSLGGLFVLWSYLQHPHVFTKFAALSPSIWWNEHELLGILQSTDLQNPAPLYITVGGEEGDMVDDAQKFHEIAHTKGIQSEFYVAEWENHASIIPTTMSRVLRFIKA, from the coding sequence TTGAAATCAACATTTAATGATTATGAATACCAGCTTGATATTTTCGTACCAGAAGAAGCTGCGCCAGCAGAAGGTTTCCCAGTGATTATCGTTTTAGATGGAACACGGTATGCACGTATGATGCACGATACACTTGCTAATCAGCTACGCAATCGTGAAAAAACCGGTGTTGAGGCTGCTATTATCGTTGGTATTGGGCATCATGAAAAAGACATTCCAAATCAACGTTTTTACGATTTTACGGCACCAGCAGAAAACTATAAATTCCCCATGCGTCGTGGCAAAGAAATGCAACCACTACCAGCAGGTGGCGCGGAAAAGTTGATGCAGTATATAACTGGGCAAGTGCTTCCACATATGGCAAAGCAATATGAAGTAAATCCTGAAAATGTATCGCTATATGGTCATTCATTGGGTGGGTTATTTGTATTATGGAGTTATTTACAACACCCGCATGTATTTACAAAATTTGCGGCACTAAGTCCATCGATTTGGTGGAACGAGCACGAGTTACTAGGAATTTTACAAAGTACCGATTTACAAAATCCTGCACCACTTTATATTACAGTCGGTGGTGAGGAAGGCGATATGGTTGACGATGCACAAAAATTCCATGAAATTGCCCACACAAAAGGCATTCAAAGTGAGTTTTATGTCGCAGAATGGGAAAATCATGCGTCGATTATTCCGACAACAATGAGCCGTGTATTACGATTTATAAAGGCATAA
- the yidC gene encoding membrane protein insertase YidC, translating to MKKLQLSLLLLSTTILLAGCQSVENKEGFFYATFVKPMNWALDTLGNAFDGSYGLAIIAITLIIRLILLPFMLKTYKSQSEMKVKMDRVRPQMTDIQTRLKEAKTQEEKMSIQQEMMALYKEHNLNPLNVGCLPTLIQMPIIMGLYFAIRYSTEIKTHSFLWFDLGSTDLIMTAIAGIVYFIQAKVSLQTVPEAQKAQMKLMIYISPIMIVFISLSSMAALPLYWAVGGAFLIIQTYIGRKLYPPAPVAEKNE from the coding sequence ATGAAAAAATTACAATTAAGTTTATTGTTATTAAGCACAACAATTTTATTAGCAGGCTGTCAAAGCGTTGAAAATAAGGAAGGCTTCTTCTATGCAACGTTTGTAAAGCCAATGAACTGGGCACTTGATACATTAGGAAATGCCTTTGATGGTAGCTACGGTTTAGCAATTATCGCTATTACATTAATTATTCGTTTAATCTTACTACCATTTATGTTGAAAACTTATAAGAGTCAATCCGAAATGAAAGTAAAAATGGACAGAGTTCGTCCGCAAATGACTGACATTCAGACGCGATTGAAAGAAGCAAAAACGCAAGAAGAGAAAATGAGCATTCAACAAGAAATGATGGCTTTATACAAAGAGCATAATTTAAACCCATTAAATGTAGGGTGCTTACCGACGCTTATCCAAATGCCAATCATCATGGGGCTATATTTTGCAATCAGGTATTCGACTGAAATTAAAACGCACTCGTTCTTATGGTTTGACCTTGGATCAACAGATTTAATCATGACGGCTATTGCAGGTATTGTCTACTTCATCCAAGCAAAAGTATCATTACAGACCGTTCCAGAAGCGCAAAAGGCACAAATGAAATTAATGATTTATATTTCGCCTATTATGATCGTGTTTATTTCATTATCATCTATGGCTGCACTTCCATTGTATTGGGCAGTAGGAGGAGCATTCTTAATTATCCAAACGTATATAGGAAGAAAGTTATATCCACCAGCACCTGTTGCAGAAAAAAATGAATAA
- a CDS encoding NADPH-dependent FMN reductase, whose amino-acid sequence MSFFNKLFGKHKEEELQMTQTLNIGIIIGSTREGRVSPQVAAWVKEVADKRGDANYTIIDIADYNLPFLGTADAPGAADWSKVVGEQDGFVFIVQEYNHSITGALKNALDYLRVEWNNKAAGIVSYGSVGGARAAEHLRGILGELLVADVRVHPALSLFTDFENGTKFTPKDVQEDSVNQMLDQVIPWSTALKTIR is encoded by the coding sequence ATGAGCTTTTTCAATAAATTATTTGGTAAACACAAAGAGGAGGAATTACAAATGACACAAACATTAAACATCGGGATTATTATCGGTTCAACTCGTGAAGGGCGCGTATCTCCACAAGTAGCTGCGTGGGTAAAAGAAGTAGCAGACAAACGAGGTGATGCAAATTATACAATTATCGACATCGCGGATTACAACTTACCATTTCTAGGAACTGCTGATGCACCAGGCGCAGCAGATTGGTCTAAAGTGGTTGGCGAACAAGATGGATTCGTATTTATCGTACAAGAATATAATCACTCAATTACAGGGGCACTTAAAAACGCATTAGATTACTTACGTGTAGAATGGAATAACAAAGCAGCTGGTATTGTTTCGTACGGTTCAGTTGGTGGAGCACGTGCAGCCGAGCATTTACGTGGTATTTTAGGAGAATTGTTAGTAGCAGATGTACGCGTACACCCAGCATTATCATTATTTACAGATTTTGAAAATGGTACAAAATTCACTCCGAAAGATGTACAAGAGGATTCTGTAAACCAAATGTTAGATCAAGTAATTCCATGGTCTACAGCGTTAAAAACAATTCGATAA
- a CDS encoding nitroreductase family protein, which translates to MDFEQLATARHSAVNFEKDFKMTEADFEKIFNLTKTAPSAYNLQFTNYLVIMDDDKKERVRALNYDQYKIHSASAAVIVLGNRQGIEMENAEKIYGPMKMLKMMDEHTYDMTMDLIRGYSEGLKTNDTLVREEIIRNSGLHAMLFMLAAKHYGFDTCPMHIHNVADLKKEFNIPSHLEPIMLITIGKSVDKTRPRGYRKPVGEFVQFNSF; encoded by the coding sequence ATGGATTTCGAACAATTAGCAACAGCGCGTCATTCAGCAGTTAATTTTGAAAAAGACTTTAAAATGACAGAAGCAGATTTTGAAAAAATTTTCAACTTAACAAAAACCGCGCCAAGTGCGTACAATTTACAATTTACAAACTACTTAGTTATTATGGACGATGATAAAAAAGAGCGTGTGCGTGCACTAAACTACGACCAATATAAAATTCATTCTGCAAGTGCAGCTGTTATCGTACTGGGAAATCGTCAAGGCATTGAGATGGAAAATGCAGAAAAAATTTATGGTCCAATGAAAATGCTAAAAATGATGGATGAACATACATACGACATGACAATGGATCTTATTCGTGGTTATTCAGAAGGCTTAAAAACAAATGATACATTAGTAAGAGAAGAGATTATCCGTAACTCCGGTCTTCATGCAATGCTGTTCATGCTTGCTGCAAAACATTATGGCTTTGATACTTGTCCTATGCATATTCATAATGTAGCAGATTTAAAAAAGGAGTTTAATATTCCAAGTCATCTTGAACCAATTATGTTAATTACGATTGGTAAAAGCGTAGATAAAACTCGCCCACGTGGCTACCGTAAGCCTGTTGGAGAATTTGTACAATTTAATAGTTTTTGA
- a CDS encoding MFS transporter, producing MNLYKNHTFLKIYTLHFFVNISMTIFSFILPIILYDLTKSALAMSTMRMMDFLPNILLGMLIGVFVDRINRKFVLVYGNIIRLVIALTFVYILTSTDFVLWHVYVLGFLLSTIGYTVGSALNAIMPQLFDKALMTDMQAKFSLLSTMITIIGPGLLGMLLLWLSNELFLWLFVFCQLCITVIALFIDSVPTPKRNNKGSIIAEMREGIQALVGNPSLLLQTWTIFFSNFASSLVIGVLTFYVLDQLHFTKEQLGFMFTVSAFGGIIGAKLIHPLRIRFTRGQIYTFSMLADATALTLMFFSGHWLLMGLLLAIRTATSTMTNIVYLAIRQETTPNHLLGRVAGTTSMIMKLALPVGLFIGGIWADILPVAPIFLLSAAVILFNFVLLLKNKFQHTV from the coding sequence ATGAATTTATACAAAAATCATACTTTTCTAAAAATTTATACCTTGCATTTTTTTGTCAATATTTCAATGACCATTTTTTCATTTATTTTACCGATTATTTTGTATGACTTAACAAAATCTGCACTCGCGATGAGCACAATGCGGATGATGGATTTCTTGCCAAATATTTTACTAGGAATGCTGATTGGGGTTTTTGTAGATCGAATAAATCGAAAATTCGTTTTAGTATACGGCAATATAATTCGATTAGTTATTGCCTTAACATTTGTATACATATTAACTTCGACAGATTTTGTACTGTGGCATGTGTATGTTCTTGGGTTTTTATTATCGACAATTGGCTATACAGTGGGAAGTGCGCTAAATGCGATTATGCCACAATTGTTTGATAAAGCACTTATGACCGACATGCAAGCTAAGTTTTCACTGTTAAGTACAATGATTACTATTATCGGACCTGGTTTACTTGGCATGCTGCTCTTATGGCTTTCAAATGAATTGTTTTTATGGCTCTTTGTTTTTTGTCAACTTTGTATAACGGTTATTGCACTATTTATTGATTCTGTACCGACACCGAAGCGCAATAATAAAGGCTCGATTATCGCTGAGATGAGAGAAGGTATACAGGCTTTAGTAGGGAATCCATCGTTATTATTACAAACATGGACGATCTTTTTCTCAAATTTTGCATCGAGCCTAGTTATTGGCGTTCTCACATTTTATGTGTTAGATCAGCTGCATTTTACGAAAGAACAGTTAGGCTTTATGTTTACTGTATCTGCATTCGGTGGAATTATCGGAGCTAAATTAATCCATCCATTGCGTATACGATTTACACGTGGACAAATTTATACGTTTAGTATGTTAGCAGATGCAACGGCTTTAACACTCATGTTTTTCAGTGGGCATTGGCTATTGATGGGCCTTTTATTGGCCATTAGAACTGCTACTTCTACCATGACCAATATTGTGTACTTAGCAATTCGTCAAGAAACGACACCAAATCATTTACTCGGCCGTGTTGCGGGTACAACTTCGATGATAATGAAGCTCGCATTACCTGTAGGTTTATTTATCGGTGGGATCTGGGCAGACATCTTGCCAGTTGCTCCAATCTTTTTATTAAGTGCAGCAGTTATTTTATTTAACTTTGTCTTATTGCTAAAAAACAAATTTCAACATACGGTTTAA
- a CDS encoding ABC transporter substrate-binding protein, translating to MNYELALFKHFETQQRTETSIELIASIWHCSTRHAKTQLHRLHDEQLIQWEPFKWRGKKPFLTITAEEIDILLYAMKTLWKKNKYEEAIQLAKDMEKLNHPTIQQWLNAQFGLQNENNNHVFRQTMYYVELCLDPLKALSRHDMHVLEQIHETLFKIDDCGIAQPNLLFHYATKDSRTWHFILKKGVQFHHLQELTAQDVVATLTASANYFTHLFKIVKIIAMGRYEFHLELKKPCALLPYFLASTRLVILPTDRSPQIGCGAFMLKEISEKGLTLQAFVNYFNERPWIDKVDIVYNEAFQSDSIRYEPYEKSIPSRKIVYKEPGACYMCLNSRYGPLVDKELRAAIWHRIKASEYILLEENENVAHGWQLDATPINLVESNKGLLFVGQLTIGYQQIREGVNHKEKAEVLQKQLANMGIASTLQCINFKKPQEDLNQRIDIFIGGIAIGKNVPLSLVQMYLAEPKPMMQFATIEEEQQITERLQTILETNIDLTSFEWIEHRLQQNYSLKFLTHRHHIYYVREDTPYKHVQFDKNGRIDYRNMYFSMDT from the coding sequence ATGAATTATGAACTAGCATTATTCAAACATTTCGAGACGCAACAACGAACAGAAACGTCTATTGAGTTAATTGCATCCATTTGGCATTGTTCGACAAGACATGCGAAAACACAATTGCATCGTTTACATGATGAGCAACTGATACAATGGGAACCGTTTAAATGGCGCGGAAAAAAACCGTTTTTAACAATTACTGCAGAAGAAATTGACATACTCCTATATGCAATGAAAACTTTATGGAAGAAAAATAAATATGAAGAAGCCATTCAATTAGCAAAGGACATGGAAAAACTCAATCATCCAACAATTCAACAATGGCTAAATGCACAATTTGGCTTGCAAAATGAAAATAACAACCACGTCTTTCGTCAAACCATGTATTATGTGGAACTTTGTTTAGATCCACTAAAGGCCTTGTCTCGCCATGATATGCATGTGTTAGAGCAAATTCATGAAACGTTATTTAAAATAGACGATTGTGGCATTGCACAACCGAATTTATTATTTCATTATGCTACGAAGGACTCTCGTACTTGGCATTTTATTTTAAAAAAAGGTGTACAATTTCATCACTTGCAAGAATTGACTGCTCAAGATGTTGTAGCAACACTTACAGCCTCTGCCAATTACTTTACTCATTTATTTAAAATTGTAAAAATAATAGCAATGGGACGGTACGAATTTCATTTGGAATTGAAAAAGCCCTGTGCACTTTTACCGTATTTTTTAGCAAGCACACGCCTCGTTATTTTACCAACGGATCGGTCGCCACAAATTGGCTGTGGGGCATTTATGTTAAAGGAAATCAGTGAAAAAGGACTAACACTGCAAGCATTTGTAAATTATTTTAATGAACGTCCTTGGATAGACAAAGTGGATATTGTATACAATGAGGCGTTTCAAAGTGATTCGATTCGTTATGAACCTTACGAGAAATCCATTCCGAGTCGAAAAATTGTATATAAAGAACCGGGAGCTTGTTATATGTGTCTCAATAGTCGCTATGGCCCGTTAGTAGATAAAGAGTTGCGTGCAGCTATTTGGCATAGGATAAAGGCGTCAGAGTATATACTGCTTGAAGAAAATGAAAACGTGGCACATGGTTGGCAGTTAGATGCAACACCTATTAATTTAGTAGAATCTAATAAAGGGCTGTTATTTGTAGGACAATTAACGATTGGTTACCAACAAATTCGTGAAGGGGTTAACCATAAAGAAAAGGCCGAAGTTTTACAAAAGCAACTAGCAAATATGGGGATCGCTTCAACCTTACAATGTATTAATTTTAAGAAACCACAGGAAGATTTAAATCAACGAATTGATATTTTTATTGGTGGAATTGCGATAGGAAAAAATGTTCCTTTATCACTCGTTCAAATGTATTTAGCTGAACCTAAACCTATGATGCAATTTGCAACGATTGAAGAAGAGCAACAAATTACAGAACGATTGCAAACAATCTTAGAAACGAATATAGACCTTACATCTTTCGAATGGATAGAACATCGTTTGCAGCAAAATTATTCGTTGAAATTTTTAACGCATCGTCATCATATTTATTACGTTAGAGAAGATACCCCGTACAAACACGTTCAGTTCGATAAAAATGGTCGTATCGATTATCGAAATATGTATTTTTCAATGGATACTTAA
- a CDS encoding DUF2252 domain-containing protein: MTQQLFDSVQNTRILLRKDQLHTIFEQFDHHKLHLTAEQRIEKYKKMADSPFRYFRGSAYLYYYDTTNSPSPFHTPEDRPTWIMGDMHMDNFGAFQNENGDIVFDVNDFDEGYVGSFLYDVLRMSISIGLYLEEQQLDEATQQQAIERFLQAYIKQLKRFQSKKDDALSFVFTQQNTKGPIKRVLKKLEKRQREALIDDITEINANGERVFIWNDEIQPIDKTLFAKIVALVPNYHVKDIAIKYGSGTASIGLERYYLLVNSHQDALGGKDLVLEMKEVRSAIPAYFLPYNKPFWNHYAHQGARVVGTQKAMHHLQDPYLAYVTMDDKEYYIRERSPYKRKVKPKNYRKLEDYYTTTEIMGKIAAKIHSRADLDYSPVFTYHSEDEILKQLRGHEEIFIEAIILQAMRYKQIVNADYVLFTDYLQHFEAQHITHS, from the coding sequence ATGACACAACAACTATTCGATAGTGTACAAAACACACGAATTTTATTGCGTAAAGATCAGCTACACACAATTTTTGAACAATTTGACCACCACAAATTGCACTTAACGGCGGAACAGCGCATAGAAAAATATAAAAAAATGGCGGATAGCCCGTTTCGTTATTTCCGTGGCAGTGCTTACCTTTATTATTACGACACGACAAATTCACCTTCTCCGTTCCATACGCCTGAGGATCGTCCAACATGGATTATGGGCGATATGCATATGGACAACTTTGGTGCCTTCCAAAATGAAAATGGCGACATTGTTTTTGATGTCAATGATTTTGACGAAGGCTATGTTGGATCCTTTTTATACGATGTACTTCGTATGAGCATTAGTATCGGACTTTATTTAGAGGAGCAGCAACTTGATGAAGCCACGCAACAGCAAGCAATTGAGCGCTTTTTACAAGCCTACATAAAGCAACTAAAGCGATTCCAAAGTAAAAAGGATGACGCACTCAGTTTTGTATTTACGCAACAGAACACAAAAGGCCCAATTAAGCGTGTGCTAAAAAAATTAGAAAAACGCCAACGTGAAGCACTAATAGATGACATTACAGAAATAAACGCAAATGGAGAACGTGTGTTTATTTGGAATGACGAAATTCAACCAATTGACAAAACACTTTTTGCGAAAATTGTAGCACTTGTCCCAAACTATCATGTAAAAGATATTGCCATTAAATATGGCTCCGGTACGGCATCAATCGGATTGGAACGCTATTATTTACTTGTTAATAGCCATCAAGATGCGCTTGGTGGTAAGGATTTAGTGCTAGAAATGAAAGAAGTACGTTCAGCGATTCCTGCCTATTTCCTGCCTTACAATAAGCCATTTTGGAACCATTATGCGCATCAGGGGGCACGTGTGGTCGGAACACAAAAGGCCATGCACCATTTACAGGACCCGTATTTAGCATATGTGACAATGGACGACAAGGAATATTATATTCGGGAGCGTTCCCCGTACAAACGGAAAGTGAAGCCAAAAAACTACAGAAAATTAGAGGATTACTACACGACAACTGAAATTATGGGGAAAATCGCAGCTAAAATTCACTCACGTGCTGATTTGGATTACTCACCGGTCTTTACGTATCACAGCGAGGATGAAATTTTAAAACAATTGCGAGGACATGAGGAAATTTTTATCGAGGCAATTATCCTACAAGCAATGCGCTATAAGCAGATTGTAAACGCCGATTACGTATTGTTTACAGATTATTTACAGCATTTTGAAGCGCAACATATAACTCACAGTTAG
- a CDS encoding helix-turn-helix transcriptional regulator translates to MEKQQFIALISQKIKLVRTEQDYSQDKMAELLGISKKTLVQIEKGRIEAGWTTVVAFCAIFNRSELLQTILGDEPLYFVQLLTNKNEIVPKDKTLGGKVWWKEIEVRGDFRLQQNIISSHYRILDGEHFRMYSSFDLQDAKKRLQELSQIV, encoded by the coding sequence GTGGAGAAACAACAATTTATTGCACTCATTTCACAAAAAATTAAACTCGTGCGTACAGAGCAGGATTATTCGCAAGACAAAATGGCGGAACTACTTGGAATTTCGAAAAAAACGCTCGTTCAAATTGAAAAGGGGCGCATTGAAGCAGGCTGGACAACGGTAGTCGCATTTTGTGCGATTTTTAATCGAAGTGAGCTCTTACAAACGATTCTTGGCGATGAACCATTGTATTTTGTTCAGTTGTTAACGAATAAAAATGAGATTGTACCAAAGGATAAAACACTTGGTGGGAAAGTATGGTGGAAGGAGATCGAGGTTCGAGGTGATTTTCGTTTGCAGCAAAATATAATTAGTAGCCATTACCGAATTTTAGATGGTGAGCATTTTCGCATGTATAGTTCTTTTGATTTGCAAGATGCAAAAAAAAGACTGCAAGAGCTATCGCAAATAGTGTAG
- a CDS encoding DUF2711 family protein — protein sequence MHYIWIEHIDPILSQIPDYYKSAALILHPFVEMPEHFIHYPTIEQQMQYGKPVRWETICQLCNFKRKEDVLLALLSDSDALVEPYARPDLAEQLHKYLPKHIFFPTSDETSPLLWPAFLKLLIKSNSKKLYWSSPIILQSSVLPLDFVEPQLFVNLPEQELLVSNETMTIVWLSRFDSFVTTYLSSTVLNEQILESLALETIICDEHTPLWFWVKRDTF from the coding sequence ATGCATTATATTTGGATAGAGCATATAGATCCGATTTTATCACAAATACCGGATTACTATAAAAGTGCCGCACTTATTTTACACCCGTTTGTTGAAATGCCAGAACATTTTATCCACTACCCAACAATCGAACAACAAATGCAGTACGGAAAACCTGTCCGTTGGGAAACGATTTGTCAGCTTTGTAATTTTAAACGTAAAGAAGATGTGTTACTCGCGTTACTTTCTGACTCTGATGCCTTAGTCGAGCCCTATGCGCGACCAGATTTAGCGGAACAATTACATAAATATTTGCCGAAACATATATTTTTCCCAACTTCCGATGAAACGTCACCACTTTTATGGCCAGCGTTTTTAAAGCTTTTAATCAAGAGCAATAGTAAAAAACTGTATTGGTCGAGCCCGATTATTCTGCAAAGCTCTGTATTACCCTTAGATTTCGTTGAACCGCAATTATTTGTAAATTTACCTGAACAGGAATTACTCGTTTCCAATGAAACAATGACAATTGTTTGGTTAAGTCGTTTTGATTCCTTCGTGACGACTTACCTATCCAGTACTGTACTTAATGAGCAAATTTTAGAATCACTTGCCTTAGAAACGATTATTTGCGATGAACATACACCGTTATGGTTTTGGGTCAAAAGAGATACTTTCTAG